In one Rutidosis leptorrhynchoides isolate AG116_Rl617_1_P2 chromosome 8, CSIRO_AGI_Rlap_v1, whole genome shotgun sequence genomic region, the following are encoded:
- the LOC139864053 gene encoding uncharacterized protein has protein sequence MKNLADKRRTDRIFDIGAWVYVKLQPHKKVTLRAHKYSKLYPKFYGPYQIISRIGALKEHKGAPPAVMGPIPPIDGDGTLHAHPIKLLERKMVKKDNHVAIYGLIQWQNGSIEDATWELLEDLYIRFLEFEAVLAKS, from the exons ATGAAGAACTTAGCTGATAAGAGAAGGACAGATAGAATATTTGATATTGGAGCATGGGTCTATGTGAAGCTACAACCACACAAGAAAGTTACCCTTAGAGCACACAAGTATAGCAAGCTATATCCTAAATTTTATGGTCCTTATCAGATCATTTCTAGAATAGGAGCT CTCAAAGAGCATAAAGGAGCACCACCTGCTGTAATGGGTCCTATTCCACCTATTGATGGTGATGGAACACTTCATGCTCACCCAATTAAGTTGCTGGAACGCAAAATGGTGAAAAAAGATAATCATGTTGCAATTTATGGTTTGATTCAATGGCAAAATGGATCAATTGAAGATGCTACATGGGAATTGTTGGAAGATTTGTACATTCGATTTCTAGAATTTGAAGCTGTTCTTGCCAAATCTTGA